The Radiobacillus deserti genomic interval TGGGAAATTTATGAGAACAATAAGCTAGTAGGACAAATACGTACAGATCATAGTTTGAAAAATGTAGCAAAATTGAAAGAAACATTCATTTTAGAGCTTGGAGAAGAAACATTTAATTTTTATTCTTTAAGTATTGGCTCCGAAACAAAGGTGGAAAAAAATAACCTAGAAGTTGCTAATGGGAAGCGGAGAAAAGGTTCAATATATGGAATTACCGTAAACGAGGCTAACAAGCAGCATGAAGAAGTACTGTTCGCAGTGTTCGTGCTTTTCAATTACGTGTATGAGCAGTAGGTTACGAGTATAAAACTGATGATGATTAATTCTATTTCCAATTAAAAAAGGGGCTGTCCCATAAGTCTGTATAGACTAATTGGGACAGCCCTTTTCTTTTATTACTGTTGGTGCCGGAAAAGTGGCATTGGGAAACGATTCCCTTCCCAAATTGGCAATCAACAATGCAAAAATCTTCTCTTTTACATACAAAAAAATCGCCTCATTCGTTATAATGTAAGCGACCAAACCAACAAAAAACGAAAAGTGAGGCGATTTTTTATGAGTAACTCTTCGGCTACTTTCATTGATTATAACATGGGTCAATTGGTTCTACCAATGGACTTCAGTGATTTAATTCCAGAGGACCATGTGGTCCGCGTCATTCATGCCATGGTGGAACAGGTGAATGATGATATCTTCTTTTCCCAATACCAAGGGGGTGGCCGGAGCTCCTATCATCCCAAAATGATGACAAAAGTTATCTTATACGCCTACACGCAAAAAATCTACTCCTGCCGTGAAATCGCCAAAGCCCTTCGGGAACATCTCCCGATGATGTGGCTGGCCGGCCAACAGACACCAGATTTCCGAACCATCAACCGGTTCCGCTCAGAACGTATGAAGGCAATTATTGAACCTTTATTCACGGAGTTGATTAAGCTTCTAATCGATCAAGAGTACATATCCATGGACAACTACTTCCTTGATGGAACCAAAATCGAGGCGAATGCCAATAAATACACGTTTGTGTGGAAAAAATCTGTCCAACGTTACGAAGAAAAACTACAGGAAAAATTGGATCAAACATTCGCGGATATTGAAGATGCCATTGAGATGGATGAAAAAATACTTCCGGATGAAGGGTCTCCTGCCAAGCGAGTAACTTCGGAGCAACTCGAAAAAGTTGTCGAGCAGGTAGAAACCCAGGTAGAACAGGCGGAAAAAGCCGTCGAAGAAGAAAATGATAAGGAAAAGAAGAAAGAAAAAGGAAGTATTCCGTGCTAAACGACGTATCTATAAAACGTTGAGCCAGGACTACCTACCTCGTTTAAAAAAGTATGAAACCCAGCTGGCCACCTTCGGTGACCGGAACAGTTATTCCAAGACAGACACGGATGCCACCTTTATGCGAATGAAAGAAGATCATATGAAGAATGGACAACTGAAACCTGGTTATAATGTGCAGGCAGGAACAGAAAATCATTCATCCTCGGCTACTCGATCCATCAGCGTCCAACGGACACCCGTTTTTTGAACCACACATTCAAAAACTACAGGCCAGAGAGCTTCCGTTCCCTAATACAATTGTCGCTGATGGAGGGTATGGTGGAGTCAATTATAAATACGCAAAGAAGGAAGGGTTTGAAACACTCATTCCCTACAACACGATGCGAAAAGAGCAGTCCCGTTCGTTCAAGAAAGACCCAAGTCAGGTTATGAACTGGGAGTACAAGGAGGATGGGGATTATTACATTTGTCCGAATGGACGAAAAGTTCTTTTTCAATTCCACTCGCACCGTACCGATCGGTACGGCTATACGCGAACATTCAAGGTCTATGAATGCGAAGAGTGTAGTGGATGCCCATTAAAAGAAAAGTGCACGAAAGCAAAAGGAAACCGGCGCGTTTACTATAACCCGGCATTTGAACAACTGAAGAAGGAAGCAAGGGAAAACCTTTGGTGTGACAAAGGAGCACGTATCTACGCCAGACGAAAAGTGGAGGTGGAAAGTGTGTTCGGTCATATCAAGGGCAATCGGTCGTTCCGGCGATTTTCTCTTCGTGGGATCGATAAAGTAAGGATAGAGTTTGGACTGGTCGCGATGGCCCACAACTTCCTGAAACAGGCAGAGTGGAACCGCCTGTTTCATAGCGGAAATAAGCTCACACCGAAAAAGCCACGGAGAAAAATGAATATCTCCGTGGCTTTTTCATTTCAAAGAGGCCTTTTGAGACAGCCCCATCCAGTTATTAATTTAATACTCTTCTTACTACTCCGCTGAAGTGACTAGCCCAATATCCACTAGACATATTAGCTATCGCTACTCCAGTAGAGCTTTGAGAACCGATGAATTTTCCGCCGCCTACATAGATTCCAACGTGACCATTTGTCTTATACGTATTGAAGAATACTAAGTCACCTGGCTGCATTTGGCTTGCAGAAACAGCTCGTCCAACTCCAACTAGAGAAGATGTGCTTGCTGGTAAGCTAATCCCTGCTTGTGAGAATGCATAAGATACAAACCCAGAGCAATCAAATCTACCATTGCGAATATCATAAGCGTTTCTTCCGCCACCAAATACATACGTAGAGTTTCCAATGTATTTGTATCCAACACTAATCACAGATTGTGCACTTCCGCTTACAGTATTATTAGAGAAGGATGGTGTAGAAACACTTTGCGATCCTACTTGTGTAGATCTACCTGATTGGAAGGATGCTAGTTGACTTGCAAGATTCGCATCTTTCCGTTCAAGCGCTGCTTTTAACTCTTCATTTTTTTCCTGCTGAGCTAGAAGGTCTTTCTTCAATGCTTCGTTTTGTTCTTTTTGTTCAAGAATCTGTGCTTGCATTCCTTCGAGTTCGGTCATCATGCTGTTCAAATCTTCAAGCTTATTTTTAACAGAATCTTGTTTTTTCTTTACAGCTGCTTTATCTGCTTCTAAGTCGTTTAATAAGTTTTCATCCGCTTCCACAATCGTATTTACAGCGAACACTCGATTTATAAAATCACCGAAGCTTTTAGATCCAAAGATTACTTCTAAATAGCTAATTTCTCCGCCACTTTGTTGGAAAGACTGTGCACGTTCTTTAAGAATATCGAGGCGCTTTTCAATGCTCTTCTCTAAAGCAACAATTTCTTCCTCAAGTTTAGCAATTTCTGCTTTTGTATCTTTGATTTTCTTCTTCGTATCATCAATTTTTTGTTGGTTATCCTCGATAGCCTGGTCGACTCGTGCAACTTGCTCGTTCAACTCTTTTAAGTCTTTCTCTGCTTCAGCAATTACTTTCTCCGCTTCAGAAATCTTGGATTGAATGTGTGAACGTTTCTGTTGAATTTCTGCTTGTGTCTCCGCCTGCACAGATGGGATTGCGATGGTACTTGCCAATCCTACTGCAATACTCATGTTAAGAATGATAAGCTTTTTCTTTAGCACTCGATTCCCCTACCTTCCAAACTATCGTTTGTTGTATTTATGTAAACTATTAAATTTTCTATCTTTTAGCCTATTAATCTATCTCTTCTTGATAGGCACTTCGTAGTATAACATCATAAAATGACAGGAATGTAATACGAATATTACAATTCTGTTTCATTCGTTACAAAACCCTTCTTTTTTACAAAATGTTTCACAGAATAAAACCTCTAAAACACTGTTATGACAATGGTTATAAAATACATGTTGCATCGTGAAACAAATAAGACGAAATCGTGTTTTTTTGTCAAAAGGGAGAATTTATACGTGATTTTTGTGACAAAAATGTGTCAAAAGCAAAAAACACTCCCACTATTGGGAGTGTTTTACTTTTTTGGATATTTTTTTAAGTTTGGATTAAATGAATAAAAGTAGACTCAAGGCCATAACCATCATTCCAGCAATTAAACCATAAATAGAGGTGTGTGCTTCATCGTATTTCTTCGCAGCTGGTAGTAATTCGTCCAGTGAAATGAAAACCATAATACCAGCAACTGCAGCGAATATAATTCCAAACAGAATATCATTTAAGAATGGCATTAAAATTAAGTATGCTACAATTGCTCCCACTGGTTCAGATAGTCCAGACAGAAAAGATAATCGAAATGCTTTCTTCTTGTCCCCAGTAGCAAAATAGACTGGAACAGATACAGCAATTCCTTCCGGGATATTGTGAATAGCAATGGCCACTGCAATGGCAACACCTAGACTGGGGTCTTGCAATGCCGATGTAAAGGTAGCAATTCCCTCAGGAAAATTGT includes:
- a CDS encoding C40 family peptidase, coding for MLKKKLIILNMSIAVGLASTIAIPSVQAETQAEIQQKRSHIQSKISEAEKVIAEAEKDLKELNEQVARVDQAIEDNQQKIDDTKKKIKDTKAEIAKLEEEIVALEKSIEKRLDILKERAQSFQQSGGEISYLEVIFGSKSFGDFINRVFAVNTIVEADENLLNDLEADKAAVKKKQDSVKNKLEDLNSMMTELEGMQAQILEQKEQNEALKKDLLAQQEKNEELKAALERKDANLASQLASFQSGRSTQVGSQSVSTPSFSNNTVSGSAQSVISVGYKYIGNSTYVFGGGRNAYDIRNGRFDCSGFVSYAFSQAGISLPASTSSLVGVGRAVSASQMQPGDLVFFNTYKTNGHVGIYVGGGKFIGSQSSTGVAIANMSSGYWASHFSGVVRRVLN
- the zupT gene encoding zinc transporter ZupT; this translates as MGEELIVAFGLTLMAGLATGVGSILAFFTSSTNTKFLSLALGFSAGVMIYVSMIEIFVKAKDALVGELDVQLGNWITVIAFFGGMMLIALIDKFIPKSGNPHEVKRVEDMNSSKVNDPALLKMGTFTALAIAIHNFPEGIATFTSALQDPSLGVAIAVAIAIHNIPEGIAVSVPVYFATGDKKKAFRLSFLSGLSEPVGAIVAYLILMPFLNDILFGIIFAAVAGIMVFISLDELLPAAKKYDEAHTSIYGLIAGMMVMALSLLLFI
- a CDS encoding transposase, with the translated sequence MCRQEQKIIHPRLLDPSASNGHPFFEPHIQKLQARELPFPNTIVADGGYGGVNYKYAKKEGFETLIPYNTMRKEQSRSFKKDPSQVMNWEYKEDGDYYICPNGRKVLFQFHSHRTDRYGYTRTFKVYECEECSGCPLKEKCTKAKGNRRVYYNPAFEQLKKEARENLWCDKGARIYARRKVEVESVFGHIKGNRSFRRFSLRGIDKVRIEFGLVAMAHNFLKQAEWNRLFHSGNKLTPKKPRRKMNISVAFSFQRGLLRQPHPVINLILFLLLR
- a CDS encoding transposase is translated as MSNSSATFIDYNMGQLVLPMDFSDLIPEDHVVRVIHAMVEQVNDDIFFSQYQGGGRSSYHPKMMTKVILYAYTQKIYSCREIAKALREHLPMMWLAGQQTPDFRTINRFRSERMKAIIEPLFTELIKLLIDQEYISMDNYFLDGTKIEANANKYTFVWKKSVQRYEEKLQEKLDQTFADIEDAIEMDEKILPDEGSPAKRVTSEQLEKVVEQVETQVEQAEKAVEEENDKEKKKEKGSIPC